DNA from Cardiocondyla obscurior isolate alpha-2009 linkage group LG17, Cobs3.1, whole genome shotgun sequence:
CAAGAACCTCCGGAACTTCAATCTTTCCCTCCTCCAGCAGTCAAAACAGAATTATCCGATAACGATCCTGTTATTTACGTCTATCATCCCGATCATTCTATTCCCTTCGTACTCCCAGAATCGCACCTATCAAATTTCTATTCCCCTCCAATTAATTAGCATCTTTGTGGattccaattttaatataatattattagttaaatttgtaatttacctcactttgtaattttacggaaatatatttgttattgttttttttttaatccgagtTCTCTGATTATTTTAGCTTTAAGGGGATCCTAAAGCTCCCTGTTTTACCACCTACTACGAGAATTGACTAATCTTTGAATCAGTTttacggaattaaaaatcgcttTACACGAATAATGTACATACTTCAATGTGTTGGAGACTGGTCAGATTAagaccaaaaataaaaaaaaaattttcgtattATATTCACCTGCACAACATTCGTTTAGTATACAGGTTATGTtgttaaaatgcaaaatcAGACACCAGTCTCCAATGCAGTCAACATCGAAAAAGACGATAACACTGtttatattacgattaaaagcttacaaaaaaaaattagtcttTTCTACGATTTAGATTTCCGTGCATGTGTCAGCATGTGccataatgatattttatggTAAAGATGTAAAGAATTATGTCTAAGATTAATTGACACATGTTCTGATAGATGGCACGGACGAGCAACATTAAAAAactgtcaaattatttttgcgtgtgcaaagaattatattttacacaaatacacCGTTATTACTTAGCGAAGGAAAACGATGTAttagtgtaaaatataattgctctcTACACacgcaaaaaattaaaaaaaaataaaattaaaaatgtacccGACAGGATTCGATCCAGCAATCTTAGCGGGCGAGATTACCGATCCGCAGTCGCTGCGCCACACCGATCTTAACCTACTTACGTTACGGGTACTTATGTCGCAATACAGTATCAACCGACAAGAGGAacagaagaaagaagagacgaattGACGGATGGCTGGATGTAACATCGTtggaaaaaatgtatttttaagttCATTTTCAATTATAGTTGCGGGCGGGTATGGGATCGTCACCGGCGGGTACGGGATCGTCGCCGACGAGTACGTCGTCTTCGTGGGCGATGATCCCGTACCCACCGACAACTatgaaagagaattaattaaaaatacatttttttcaacgatGTTACAACCATCCATCCGTCAAatcgtctcttcttccttctgttCCTCTTGTCGGTTCATACTATATTGAGACATAAGTACCCGTAACGTAAGTAGGTTAACAAAAAGATCGGTGTGGCGCAGCGACAAGACGCGAGATCGGTAATCTGCTTCCTCTAAGATCGCTGGATCAAATCCCTTCGGatacattttaaacttttttttttttttttttgcgtgtgcAAAGAGcagttatattttacacaaatacatcgttttcttttgttaattaataacggtgtatttgtgtaaaatataattgctctttGCACACGCAAAACAGGTTcgcgaaaggaaaggaaaaagacgGAAGATCTATATAGAATACAAACATTTtctagttatttttaattacacgtttattatattgttactgttatttacattatttacattcgcatattataataatattgaggGGGGTTATAAGAATACATCAATGTTTGCTGCTGGGGGGTATATGGGGCGGGCGGGATCATGGCTGGCATCATCGCCGGTATCGGCTGGATCGGCGGCATGGGCAGCATCGACGGCGTCGATGGCATCGACGGCATCGGCGCCATCATCGTCGGCATCATCATCGTCGGCATCATCGTCGGAGACATCATCGTCGGAGGCATCATCGTCGGAGGCATCATCGTCGGAGGCATCACCGCACGTGATGAGGCAAAACGTTGCCGTCGCCGCTCTTTAGCCACGGCCCTCCGCATCGCGTGGTTCACcaactaaaaaagaaacaagatattatttacaatttactaagaaaaaaaaaatgtgtttttatatatttaccatGTCTTACCTTTTGTACATTCTCCTTTCCGCCTCGTGATGCGGGTGACCGTGGCTTATATTTTGGTTCCGACGGTGGAACTGAGGCCGACGGTGACGACGccgttgctgctgctgctgccgTTGATTACAACTTCTGGCGGGATCACCGATGCTGCTCGTGGTGGTGATGatggcggtggtggtggtggtggtccAACAACATATAAATCTGCtggttttattttcatagCCGTTTCGCCGCCTTCGCTTCtcgctgaaaaagaaaagattattttgctttactcactcaatctctctctctctctctctctctctctctcttcatcAACCTTacttaatgcaaaaatttattacactaCACTAATATTACACATTGATATAAATTACTCACATGAACGTATCGTTGGGCGACCCGTTCGCTTCGACATCTTGCAATCGAATGATCCAGCCGGCTGCCGTCGCTTCCGTAACCGTGAAGGTTTAGTTGTGTGAGAGACGATGCTCACACACATCAATCTTGTGCGTGAGCATTCTTGGTTTCAAAAACATTTGAACGCTAAGCTAAAGTCCGTCTACATCTCCTCTCACAGCGATAAGCTTAGCGTTCAAATGTTTTTGAAACCAGGAATGCTCACGCACAAGATTGATGTGTGTGAGCATCGTCTCTCACACAACTAAACCTTCACGGTTACGGAAGCGACGGCAGCCGGCTGGATCATTCGATTGCAACATGTCGAAGCGAACGGGTCGCCCAACGATACGTTCATGTGAGTAATTTATATCAATGTGTAATATTAGTGtagtgtaataaattttgcattataagttgatgaagaaagagagagagagagagagagagagagagagagagagagagagagagattgagtgagtaaagcaaaataatcttttctttttcagcgaGAAGCGAAGGCGGCGAAACGGctatgaaaataaaaccaGCAGATTTATATGTTGTTggaccaccaccaccaccaccgccatCATCACCACCACGAGCAGCATCGGTGATCCCGCCAGGAGTATTGCAATCAAcggcagcagcagcagcagcaacggCGTCGTCACCGTCGGCCTCAGTTCCACCGTCGGAACCAAAATATAAGCCACGGTCACCCGCATCACGAGGCGGAAAGGAGAATGTACAAAAGGTAAGACatggtaaatatataaaaacacattttttttttcttagtaaattgtaaataatatcttgtttcttttttagttgGTGAACCACGCGATGCGGAGGGCCGTGGCTAAAGAGCGGCGACGGCAACGTTTTGCCTCATCACGTGCGGTGATGCCTCCGACGATGATGCCTCCGACGATGATGCCTCCGACGATGATGTCTCCGACGATGATGCCGACGATGATGATGCCGACGATGATGGCGCCGATGCCGTCGATGCCATCGACGCCGTCGATGCCATCGACGCCGTCGATGCTGCCCATGCCGCCGATCCAGCCGATACCGGCGATGATGCCAGCCATGATCCCGCCCGCCCCATATACCCCCCAGCAGCAAACATTGATGTATTCTTATAACCCCcctcaatattattataatatgcgaatgtaaataatgtaaataacagtaacaatataataaacgtgtaattaaaaataactagaAAATGTTTGTATTCTATATAGATCTTCcgtctttttcctttcctttcgcgAACCTGTTTTGCGTGTGCaaagagcaattatattttacacaaatacaccgttattaattaacaaaagaaaacgatgtatttgtgtaaaatataactgCTCTTTgcacacgcaaaaaaaaaaaaaagtttaaaatgtatCCGAAGGGATTTGATCCAGCGATCTTAGAGGAAGCAGATTACCGATCTCGCGTCTTGTCGCTGCGCCACCGATCTTTGTTAACCTACTTACGTTACGGGTACTTATGTCTCAATATAGTATGAACCGACAAGAGGaacagaaggaagaagagacgatTTGACGGATGGATGGTTGTAACATCGttgaaaaaatgtatttttaattaatttctttcataGTTGTCGGTGGGTACGGGATCATCGCCCACGAAGACGACGTACTCGTCGGCGACGATCCCGTACCCGCCGGTGACGATCCCATACCCGCCCGCAACTATAATTGAAAATGaacttaaaaatacattttttccaACGATGTTACATCCAGCCATCCGTCAattcgtctcttcttccttctgttCCTCTTGTCGGTTGATACTGTATTGCGACATAAGTACCCGTAACGTAAGTAGGTTAACAAAAAGATCGGTGTGGCGCAGCGACTAGACGCGGGATCGGTAATCTCGCCCCGCTAAGATTGCTGGATCGAATCCTGTCgggtacatttttaattttatttttttttaattttttttgtgtgcagagagcaattatattttacactaaTACATCGTTTTCCTTCGCTAAGTAATAACGgtgtatttgtgtaaaatataattgctctttgcacacggcgaagcaattttatacacaattgaggaaattatatttctatatctGTTATGTCAAGTTTTATGTTGgccgttatatatataaattaatgataaatatcgCACACGAAACGAAAGCGCGGTTCGCGACAAAGTAAAAGCGCAGAAAAAGATAGATAGTGACAACCGTTGCTATGGTCCTTCACAAACGTAACGCTATCGTGCAACGTTTAGTGTACGGACtccgtatatatttttttacgttagtTCAACGCGTGTCACAATTTTTCGAGTGTGTTTGTGTGAACTACACgcgtaaaacaaatatatacaagATGAAGGAAAATCGAAGACCAAAATTATTTGGTTGGCGACTGTCTTGCAAGAAGGGATATAGAAaaaggtaagaaaaatatttaaatttttctatgcaaaataacagtttttgcaaaaaaaaaaaaaattagttaaaaatataataaagccAGAATTTActtacgtataaataaattttgaaaagtaacataataatgttcatttttttaaattaaatattaagtaacaaaaaatgtgatactattctttaatcttttatgtcacgttttacttttatttcaataattatattca
Protein-coding regions in this window:
- the LOC139109415 gene encoding uncharacterized protein, with the protein product MSKRTGRPTIRSSRSEGGETAMKIKPADLYVVGPPPPPPPSSPPRAASVIPPEVVINGSSSSNGVVTVGLSSTLVNHAMRRAVAKERRRQRFASSRAVMPPTMMPPTMMPPTMMSPTMMPTMMMPTMMAPMPSMPSTPSMLPMPPIQPIPAMMPAMIPPAPYTPQQQTLMTSKIDS